A single region of the Micropterus dolomieu isolate WLL.071019.BEF.003 ecotype Adirondacks linkage group LG18, ASM2129224v1, whole genome shotgun sequence genome encodes:
- the LOC123987371 gene encoding prostacyclin synthase-like isoform X1, with the protein MIWTIFLLIQVALLYFILTHRSRSKSDPPLDKGIIPWLGHALEFGKDASKFLNRMKLKHGNIFTVRAAGRYVTVLLDPHSYDTVINDSDSLDFTRYAQVLMERIFNLQLPHHQLAKAKAMMKKHFMGMNLAVLNSTLRRHLQGLLKAKMPQNQKDWKEEGLFSFSYSLLFKAGYLTLFGGEQNNNGTDPSSVYKEYKKFDDLLTKMARGTLKSEEKRTAQSVRHRLWELLAPAGLSDDSGSSPWIHAYRRLLQEEGADEETQKKAVLMQLWATQGNVGPAAFWLLGYLLTSPEALTAVKREMETSETSHLDRPVKTPVFDSALEETLRLTAAPFITREVVQEKTLHMADGQEYLLRKGDRVCLFPFNSPQMDPEIYQEPQKYKYDRFLNEDGSMKRDFYKGGRRLKYYTMPWGAGTNGCVGKHFAINTIRQFVYMVLANYDLELCDPNAQMPEVNASRYGFGMMQPEGDLLIRYKPRNTL; encoded by the exons ATGATCTGGACTATTTTTCTGCTCATCCAAGTTgctctgctttattttattctaacaCACAGATCGAG ATCCAAGAGTGATCCACCTCTAGACAAAGGGATTATCCCATGGTTAGGCCATGCACTTGAATTTGGAAAAGATGCTTCCAAGTTCTTGAATCGAATGAAGCTGAAGCATGGCAACATTTTCACA GTGCGTGCTGCCGGACGTTATGTGACGGTGTTGCTGGATCCGCACTCATACGACACAGTCATCAACGACTCGGATTCCCTAGACTTTACTCGCTATGCGCAGGTGCTCATGGAGAGGATCTTTAACCTGCAGCTCCCACATCACCAGCTGGCTAAAGCAAAAGCAATGATGAAGAA GCACTTCATGGGAATGAATTTAGCCGTCCTTAACAGCACCTTGAGACGACACCTGCAAGGCTTGCTGAAAGCCAAGATGCCTCAGAAccagaaagactggaaagaGGAGGGACTGTTCAGCTTCTCCTACAGCTTACTCTTCAA GGCGGGGTACCTGACCCTGTTTGGAGGAGAACAGAACAACAACGGCACAGATCCCTCAAGTGTCTACAAGGAGTACAAGAAGTTTGACGACCTCTTAACCAAAATGGCAAGAGGCACACTGAAGTCAG AGGAGAAGAGGACAGCCCAGAGTGTTCGACATAGACTGTGGGAGCTCTTGGCTCCAGCAGGTCTGAGTGATGACTCAGGGTCAAGCCCTTGGATTCATGCTTACAGGCGGCTCCTGCAGGAGGAAGGGGCCGACGAGGAGACACAGAAGAAGGCTGTACTGATGCAACTCTGGGCCACACAG ggTAATGTTGGCCCTGCTGCATTTTGGCTGTTGGGCTACTTGTTGACCAGTCCTGAGGCTCTGACAGCGGTGAAGAGGGAGATGGAAACCTCAGAGACCTCTCACCTGGACAGACCTGTGAAAACCCCTGTGTTTG ATAGTGCCCTGGAAGAGACACTTAGACTCACTGCTGCCCCCTTTATCACCAGAGAGGTAGTGCAGGAAAAGACCCTCCACATGGCAGATGGCCAGGAGTACCTGCTGAGGAAAGGAGACAGGGTGTGTTTGTTCCCTTTCAACAGCCCTCAGATGGACCCTGAGATTTACCAAGAGCCACAG AAATACAAGTACGATCGCTTCCTGAATGAAGATGGATCAATGAAGAGAGATTTTTATAAAGGAGGGAGGCGGCTGAAATATTACACTATGCCATGGGGTGCAGGGACCAATGGCTGTGTGGGAAAGCACTTTGCCATCAATACCATCAGACA GTTTGTTTACATGGTGTTGGCTAACTACGATTTGGAGCTTTGTGACCCAAATGCTCAGATGCCGGAGGTAAATGCCAGTCGTTATGGATTTGGGATGATGCAACCAGAGGGGGACTTGCTCATCCGATATAAACCCAGGAATacactttaa
- the thumpd3 gene encoding THUMP domain-containing protein 3, whose product MLATEPGTSSSNTSSSRTSVSMSSQEDGAAEPGPNTVGSSTSTSDENDATTGDIISVTIGATVPTGFENTAAEEVKEKIGVDARISKDRGRIYFPITTDKLFQVHLLKSVDNLFVVVDEYDHYQFKESKEETLMELQQLASKLPWTNALEVWKLNGALKKKKGYRKGGNGTKVKPNREVTDSTVVDTEQEELPQAVCAAESQTKMEKMPDLESSTQDSEEAAPKVKLLKFRVTCNRAGDKHSFSSNEAARDFGGSVQEFFQWKADMTKFDIEVLLNIHKEEMVIGIALTEESLHRRNISHFGPTTLRSTLCYGMLRLCKPQASDIILDPMCGTGAIPLEGAIEFNCSFYIAGDNYDMAVNRTVNNICHIQKRRAAKGSASGLPIDTVRWDLCNLPIRTSSVDIIITDMPFGKRMGSKKKNWDLYPSCLREMARVCRPGSGKAVLLTQDKKCFSKAISRMGGLWRKLHTVWVNVGGLHAGVYLLKRTGAVFGQTPEDVYESRGPVNTQGDEKDNKEIS is encoded by the exons ATGTTAGCCACTGAGCCTGGCACTAGCTCTAGTAACACATCATCCAGTCGTACCTCTGTCAGTATGTCTTCCCAGGAAGATGGGGCCGCAGAGCCGGGCCCTAACACAGTGGGATCATCGACCTCTACCTCCGATGAGAATGATGCCACCACAGGGGACATCATCAGCGTCACCATTGGAGCGACCGTGCCCACAGGGTTTGAGAACACTGCTGCAGAAGAGGTCAAGGAGAAAATCGGGGTTGACGCACGTATCAGCAAAGATCGTGGTCGTATATACTTTCCAATAACCACTGACAAGCTTTTCCAG GTCCATCTTCTGAAGTCTGTGGACAACCTGTTTGTTGTGGTAGATGAATATGATCATTACCAGTTCAAAGAATCAAAG GAGGAGACATTGATGGAGTTGCAGCAGCTTGCCTCAAAACTCCCCTGGACTAATGCCTTAGAGGTTTGGAAACTAAATGGTGCcctaaaaaagaagaaaggctACCGGAAAGGAGGAAATGGCACCAAAGTAAAACCTAATAGGGAGGTCACTGATTCAACTGTAGTTGATACTGAACAGGAAGAGCTGCCTCAAGCGGTGTGTGCTGCTGAAAGCCAGACAAAGATGGAGAAGATGCCTGACCTGGAGTCTAGCACGCAGGACTCGGAGGAGGCAGCGCCCAAGGTCAAACTCCTCAAGTTTCGTGTGACGTGCAACAGGGCCGGTGACAAACACAGCTTTTCCTCTAATGAGGCAGCCAGAGACTTTGGTGGATCCGTACAGGAATTCTTCCAGTGGAAAGCGGACATGACAAAGTTTGACATAGAG GTTTTACTAAACATACACAAAGAAGAGATGGTGATCGGCATCGCACTCACAGAAGAGAGTCTTCACAGGAGAAACATCAGTCACTTTGGACCCACTACTCTGCGGTCTACCTTGTGCTATGGCATGCTCAG GCTGTGTAAACCTCAGGCATCTGATATAATACTTGATCCGATGTGCGGGACAGGAGCAATACCGTTGGAG GGGGCCATTGAATTTAACTGTTCATTCTACATTGCCGGTGACAACTATGACATGGCAGTTAACCGCACAGTCAACAATATATGTCACATCCAGAAACGGAGGGCAGCCAAGGGCAG TGCATCTGGATTGCCCATTGACACAGTACGTTGGGATCTGTGCAATTTACCCATAAGGACCAGCTCTGTTGACATAATCATCACTGACATGCCCTTTGGAAAGAG GATGGGTTCTAAGAAGAAGAACTGGGACCTTTACCCCTCCTGTCTGAGGGAAATGGCCCGTGTGTGCAGACCAGGCTCAGGAAAGGCTGTCTTGTTGACCCAGGACAAGAAATGCTTCTCCAAG GCCATCTCGAGGATGGGAGGACTGTGGAGGAAGCTGCACACTGTTTGGGTCAACGTCGGGGGTTTACATGCTGGAGTCTACCTCCTCAAGCGGACCGGGGCTGTGTTTGGCCAAACTCCTGAGGATGTCTATGAATCACGAGGACCGGTTAATACACAAGGAGACGAGAAGGACAACAAGGAGATCTCTTAA